A DNA window from Daucus carota subsp. sativus chromosome 3, DH1 v3.0, whole genome shotgun sequence contains the following coding sequences:
- the LOC108211246 gene encoding ribosome production factor 2 homolog, which produces MLHIKTPKTGRARRELKKIAPKLVETGKKTLILHGTKTSNVINSVLTEIYHLKKDNAVKYTKRNDNIRPFESGGETSLEFYSLKTDCSLFVYGSHSKKRPDNLVIGRTYDHHIYDLVEVGVENFKSMQSFSYDKRFAPLIGSKPFFAFIGEGFENIEELKHIKEVLLDLFHGQAVTNLNLAGLDRVYVCTAVSSNKVFFTHCALRMKKSGTIVPRMELVEVGPSMDLVIRRHRLADESLRKQSMKTAPELKMRKEKNVSRDVIEGKIGKVYIPDQQVGSVPLPNKSKGLKRERREAKTKGEGKTHVDKKPKQQDS; this is translated from the exons ATGTTGCATATAAAAACTCCGAAgacaggaagagccagaagagAGCTAAAAAAAATTGCTCCTAAACTT GTTGAAACTGGGAAGAAAACACTGATACTTCACGGGACAAAAACTAGCAATGTAATAAATTCTGTGCTGACTGAAATTTATCATTTGAAAAAGGATAATGCTGTTAAATATACCAAGAGGAATGACAATATTAGACCATTTGAAAGCGGCGGTGAAACATCACTAGAGTTTTACTCTCTTAAAACTGATTGCAGTCTCTTCGTG TATGGTTCTCACTCAAAAAAACGGCCTGATAACCTTGTTATAGGCCGCACTTATGACCACCACATATATGATCTTGTCGAGGTTGGGGTTGAAAATTTCAAAAGCATGCAATCATTCTCGTATGATAAGAGATTCGCTCCTCTCATCGGGTCAAAACCTTTCTTTGCTTTTATTGGGGAAGGATTTGAAAACATTGAAGAACTGAAACATATTAAGGAAGTTTTGCTAGATCTGTTCCATGGACAG GCTGTGACAAATTTAAACCTTGCTGGCCTAGACCGGGTTTATGTGTGTACAGCCGTGTCTTCAAATAAGGTTTTTTTCACTCATTGTGCACTGCGTATGAAGAAGTCTGGTACCATAGTGCCAAGGATGGAGTTGGTAGAAGTTGGTCCATCCATGGATTTGGTTATCAGAAGGCATCGTCTTGCTGACGAAAGCCTAAGAAAACAATCCATGAAAACAGCTCCTGAATTGAAAATGAGAAAG GAGAAAAATGTTAGCCGTGATGTTATTGAAGGCAAAATCGGAAAAGTTTATATTCCGGATCAACAG GTTGGAAGCGTGCCCTTGCCTAACAAATCCAAAGGATTAAAAAGGGAGCGCCGCGAAGCAAAGACAAAAGGTGAAGGAAAGACACATGTTGATAAGAAGCCCAAGCAACAAGATTCTTAA